A DNA window from Rossellomorea marisflavi contains the following coding sequences:
- a CDS encoding sensor histidine kinase has protein sequence MKRKSIFSRRQSGDLFTRTRMQLTLFNSVIITGFLVVFILLALFIVYKTVLYDQERELKGLAEHETKELQEAGAHRRGDPRGEERLSILSENQVFYYILDSDGEPLQTNEIYPNLRDTFLDKLSDWKPDERQIRQDSIDVTENEGYEDFDLRVLMLSQPITSQGEVVGRMYIGLDISSFYRLFKWILFVFGALAVLFITLGVWLSHLMSKRALVPIQQSYRRQQEFVADASHELRTPLSVILSSVEALEMGDEESDPFTRKMVKGLKAEVKRMNRLIGDLLTLARSDDEGKARLVLKKEEFDFTPDAEKILQTFDRMARDKSITLSLESSRELPIHGDRDKLIQLLYILLDNSIKYTPEGGRVILACRIDQNASGRTFILSVQDTGIGIGKEDQLRIFDRFYRVDKARTRKEGGHGLGLSIAKWIVEGHEGVISVQSESGGGSEFRVVIPLPPERPMSFFY, from the coding sequence TTGAAACGTAAATCGATTTTTTCCCGAAGGCAGTCAGGTGATCTGTTCACGAGAACCCGCATGCAGCTCACCCTGTTCAATAGCGTCATCATCACCGGCTTTCTTGTGGTGTTCATCCTGTTGGCCTTGTTCATCGTTTATAAGACCGTGCTTTATGATCAGGAGCGGGAACTCAAGGGCCTGGCGGAACATGAGACCAAGGAACTGCAGGAAGCGGGTGCCCATAGGCGTGGAGATCCAAGGGGGGAGGAGCGACTTTCCATCCTCAGCGAAAACCAGGTGTTCTATTATATCCTGGACAGTGACGGGGAGCCCCTGCAAACGAATGAAATCTATCCGAATCTCAGGGATACCTTCCTCGATAAACTGTCTGACTGGAAACCGGATGAACGCCAGATCCGTCAAGACTCCATCGATGTGACGGAGAATGAAGGATATGAGGATTTCGACCTCAGGGTCCTTATGCTGTCCCAGCCCATCACGTCTCAGGGGGAGGTGGTGGGAAGGATGTATATCGGCCTCGATATATCCTCCTTTTACCGTCTATTCAAATGGATCTTGTTCGTCTTTGGGGCCCTTGCCGTCCTCTTCATCACCTTGGGTGTCTGGCTCAGTCATCTCATGTCGAAGCGTGCCCTCGTTCCGATCCAGCAGTCCTACCGGCGACAGCAGGAATTTGTAGCGGATGCATCCCACGAACTCCGGACGCCCTTGAGCGTCATCCTGTCCTCTGTGGAAGCACTCGAGATGGGGGACGAAGAATCTGATCCGTTCACAAGGAAAATGGTGAAAGGACTGAAAGCCGAGGTGAAAAGGATGAACCGCCTCATCGGCGACCTGCTCACCCTCGCACGCTCAGATGATGAAGGAAAAGCCAGACTGGTCTTGAAAAAGGAAGAGTTCGACTTCACACCCGATGCAGAGAAGATCCTTCAGACCTTCGACCGCATGGCCAGGGACAAGTCGATCACGCTCAGTCTTGAATCGTCAAGAGAACTCCCTATCCATGGGGATCGCGACAAGCTGATACAGCTCTTGTATATCCTTTTGGACAACAGCATCAAATATACCCCTGAAGGCGGCCGCGTAATTCTCGCCTGCAGGATCGACCAAAACGCTTCTGGCAGGACATTCATCCTCTCTGTACAAGATACGGGAATCGGCATTGGGAAAGAAGATCAGCTGCGCATCTTTGACCGGTTTTATCGGGTGGATAAAGCAAGGACACGGAAAGAAGGCGGTCACGGCCTCGGGTTGTCCATTGCCAAATGGATTGTCGAAGGACATGAAGGTGTGATTTCCGTCCAAAGTGAAAGTGGTGGAGGTTCGGAATTCCGCGTGGTGATCCCACTTCCGCCGGAACGTCCAATGTCATTTTTCTACTGA
- a CDS encoding FAD:protein FMN transferase: MTHTFTAMNATIMSHGLSFEQERKLKAMFKGFEERASRFIPGNPVDELNQLPADVPVFLDATIADLLEKSLILTRKVRYMVNPFMGRSMKAIGYTASFHESYAPEVSGEPTRGFTYEPMEWLSKEWIMKLEDFHFDFGGFGKGYIVDRAREMLTREGVTEALVNAGGDLVAIGRQRVGIAHPMLPGKDMIKLVIEDLAMATSGNHHRRWSHEGEDYHHILNGRTGEVATSDVVQSTVIASSAMEAEVVAKLFCILPYEEAKQEAAKFPDAAYFVYLNDDRVAAGGNKGLYSAMEVAG; encoded by the coding sequence ATGACTCATACATTTACAGCCATGAACGCAACCATCATGTCACACGGCCTCTCCTTTGAGCAGGAAAGAAAGCTGAAGGCCATGTTCAAGGGATTCGAAGAGAGGGCCAGCCGTTTCATCCCCGGGAATCCTGTAGATGAGCTCAACCAACTACCAGCAGACGTTCCAGTATTTCTCGATGCAACGATAGCGGACCTTCTCGAGAAATCCCTCATCCTTACAAGAAAGGTCAGATACATGGTGAATCCATTCATGGGACGATCAATGAAGGCGATCGGATACACAGCATCGTTCCATGAGTCGTACGCACCTGAAGTGTCCGGAGAACCAACAAGAGGCTTCACTTATGAGCCGATGGAATGGCTTTCGAAGGAATGGATCATGAAGCTCGAAGACTTTCACTTTGACTTTGGCGGATTCGGGAAAGGATATATCGTCGACCGTGCCCGGGAGATGCTCACTCGTGAGGGCGTCACGGAAGCCTTGGTCAATGCGGGAGGCGATCTCGTGGCCATCGGTCGCCAGCGAGTCGGCATCGCTCACCCGATGCTTCCGGGAAAAGACATGATCAAGCTTGTGATTGAAGACCTGGCGATGGCAACGTCAGGGAATCATCATCGACGATGGAGTCATGAGGGAGAGGATTATCACCACATACTGAACGGTCGGACCGGCGAAGTAGCCACGAGTGACGTCGTGCAATCGACCGTGATCGCATCTTCTGCCATGGAGGCGGAGGTGGTCGCCAAGCTTTTCTGCATCCTTCCTTATGAAGAGGCGAAACAGGAGGCAGCCAAATTCCCGGATGCGGCCTACTTTGTCTATCTGAACGATGACCGCGTCGCAGCCGGAGGAAATAAAGGCCTTTACAGCGCAATGGAGGTGGCGGGATGA
- a CDS encoding ferric reductase-like transmembrane domain-containing protein, which produces MNWIWFGIRVLGLTSYLLLTLSVLGGILRGVPKKKFFLLQFHQQIGQIALLLGGLHGFLLLFDSYEPYSLVGLLVPFASSYEPVLSGFGTIGLYLLLIVILTSDFMKTIGRAAWKKAHYLAFPSWLLIWAHGLFMGSEGREEWALAMYGSTFLLVLLATIYMTAGRRKQKKPVDARSSY; this is translated from the coding sequence ATGAATTGGATCTGGTTCGGCATCAGGGTCCTCGGACTCACTTCCTATCTTCTCCTGACCCTGTCGGTGCTCGGCGGGATCCTGAGGGGGGTACCGAAGAAGAAATTCTTCCTGCTTCAATTCCATCAGCAAATCGGACAGATCGCCCTCCTTCTCGGTGGACTACACGGATTCCTCCTGCTGTTCGATTCGTATGAACCGTATAGCCTGGTCGGGCTCCTTGTCCCGTTTGCCTCCTCCTATGAGCCGGTTCTGAGCGGATTCGGGACGATCGGGTTGTATTTGCTGCTCATCGTCATCCTGACCTCCGACTTCATGAAAACGATCGGACGTGCAGCGTGGAAGAAAGCCCATTACCTTGCATTTCCGTCCTGGCTGTTGATCTGGGCCCATGGATTATTCATGGGGTCGGAAGGCAGGGAAGAATGGGCACTAGCCATGTACGGATCCACGTTCCTTCTCGTCCTTTTGGCCACGATCTACATGACGGCAGGACGAAGGAAGCAGAAAAAACCTGTGGATGCCCGTTCCTCCTACTGA
- a CDS encoding ABC transporter ATP-binding protein: MNLVRTTVNHFKPYWRMLLVALIFSIIGGLFTIAPPVLVKKLVDDVIVGGDLTLLLWVAGGVLGAYLGKSLFETMQEFVQVKIGLDVITDMQIRAFRKLHRAPMSFFSRTPRGDMLFRLTHDVESIQNLNNTVVPRILQQVVGAVAAFSAVFVLFWPAAIVMFCVFAIYIIPSFTLGTKMRKMSAIQRDMSADMYNHLQESIESVRLVRTYQTQDQETGAQEKKLSDWKTFSIRAALIGKVNWRLGNLFNIAAPGVVMLVGGLAIWKGSITVGTLVACLTFIPIMFQPVRSMAEHALTIQQAIPALQRIYEYFDLPEEHDENLPAFGDVVGKIDLTNLWFSYPGSDKQVLKGVSVSLNPGSHIGIVGTSGGGKSTLVQLLLGLYEPDQGSVEIDGKNLYEYNRNSFRQQVGVVSQETFLLNSTLRQNLLYGKPDATQEELEQAVDAAGLKELIESLDEQYDTIVGERGLKLSGGQRQRVAMARAILRQPPVLIFDEATSSLDGETEERVQASLEELIPGRTTITIAHRLVTVRKADVIILLDQGVIAEKGTHEELLMQRGKYYELYKAQYSELERELIG; this comes from the coding sequence ATGAATCTAGTACGCACGACAGTGAATCATTTTAAGCCTTATTGGCGCATGCTTTTAGTTGCTCTTATCTTTTCTATTATCGGTGGTCTTTTTACCATCGCACCGCCCGTCCTTGTGAAGAAGCTCGTGGACGACGTGATCGTGGGCGGCGATCTTACCCTCCTTCTGTGGGTGGCGGGCGGGGTCCTCGGTGCCTACCTGGGGAAATCCCTATTCGAGACGATGCAGGAGTTCGTCCAGGTGAAGATCGGCCTCGACGTGATCACCGATATGCAGATCCGGGCCTTCCGGAAGCTTCACCGCGCACCGATGTCATTCTTCTCGAGAACACCTAGGGGCGATATGCTCTTCAGGCTCACCCATGATGTCGAGTCGATCCAGAACTTGAATAACACGGTTGTTCCGCGGATCCTCCAGCAGGTGGTCGGAGCGGTGGCGGCATTCTCGGCCGTCTTCGTGCTCTTCTGGCCGGCGGCGATCGTCATGTTCTGTGTGTTCGCCATCTACATCATCCCGTCCTTCACTCTTGGAACGAAGATGAGGAAGATGAGTGCCATTCAGCGCGATATGAGCGCTGACATGTATAATCACCTGCAGGAAAGCATCGAAAGCGTCCGGCTCGTCCGGACATATCAGACGCAGGATCAGGAAACGGGGGCGCAGGAGAAGAAGCTCTCCGATTGGAAGACGTTCTCCATCCGTGCGGCCCTGATCGGAAAGGTGAACTGGCGTCTCGGAAATCTGTTCAATATCGCGGCACCGGGTGTCGTCATGCTGGTCGGTGGCCTTGCCATCTGGAAGGGAAGCATCACGGTCGGGACCCTGGTCGCCTGCCTGACGTTCATCCCCATCATGTTCCAGCCCGTGCGTTCCATGGCGGAGCATGCCCTGACGATCCAGCAGGCAATCCCGGCCCTTCAGCGGATCTATGAATATTTCGATCTGCCGGAAGAACATGATGAGAACCTTCCTGCCTTCGGGGACGTCGTTGGGAAAATCGATCTTACGAATCTATGGTTCTCGTATCCTGGCAGTGACAAGCAGGTGCTGAAAGGCGTATCGGTCTCCTTGAATCCAGGAAGCCACATCGGGATCGTCGGTACGAGCGGGGGAGGGAAGAGTACCCTTGTCCAGCTCCTCCTCGGTCTGTATGAGCCGGATCAGGGCTCTGTCGAAATCGACGGCAAGAATTTATATGAGTACAATCGGAACAGCTTCCGCCAGCAGGTCGGGGTCGTATCACAGGAAACATTCCTCTTGAACAGCACCCTGCGTCAAAACCTGCTTTATGGAAAGCCCGATGCCACACAGGAAGAACTCGAGCAGGCGGTGGATGCCGCAGGGCTCAAGGAATTGATCGAGTCCCTCGATGAGCAGTACGACACCATCGTCGGGGAGCGTGGATTGAAGCTCTCAGGCGGGCAGCGCCAGCGCGTCGCCATGGCCCGTGCCATCCTGAGGCAGCCACCCGTCCTGATCTTTGATGAAGCCACGTCTTCATTGGACGGCGAGACCGAAGAACGGGTCCAGGCTTCCCTTGAAGAACTGATCCCTGGACGGACGACCATTACGATCGCCCACCGCCTCGTCACGGTACGGAAGGCGGATGTCATCATCCTCCTCGATCAAGGGGTCATCGCGGAAAAAGGAACACATGAAGAACTCCTCATGCAGAGGGGTAAATACTATGAACTGTACAAAGCTCAGTACAGCGAACTGGAAAGGGAGCTGATCGGATGA
- a CDS encoding ABC transporter ATP-binding protein — MSAGTVSPKKSRDGRRVLSFLRPYKKWVIADSVVIAISQVFSALIPTLALSWLVDTILPGENSKWLWGLMWLLILSAVLDLVMMVIDEYFCHQTAKTVTNWQKLRLFRHLQVLPYSFYHHNSTGEMLARVSDDPDTLHNFLAWEGSTFMASAQGVFIYSIVLFFIHPYLMIASVVFGVLFYWTSNLVGARTRAASADARKEASRYLERLRESVTGIHLSRVSGVSDSEVESVVAIRDTFVKHSIKELKARMQSVVVVSSYNGFALALVYLISTLLIWDKGLTSGQMLTAGGLVTIAANEMQRLLRNWLSVRRTGPALDRSEILLAEEASHAESSKGIRGKRAMGDIQLEDVTFTYPGKEEDVLKGVSFTIRPGETCALVGPSGSGKSTIVDLLFKFYDAGKGSIRVDGRDVTEWDTDWLRSQMAIVTQDVMMRSGSLAENLRIGKRDATDEELMQALEASGLGDLITTLPDGLDTLVGERGSLLSGGQKQRLSLARAILKDAPIMVLDEASSALDPITETKINEAVLRAGKNQTIIIVSHRLSTVLAADKIVVLENGRIVEEGTHGDLLLHRDGVYARLFGREAEIGGATVGGM, encoded by the coding sequence ATGAGCGCCGGTACGGTTTCACCAAAGAAAAGCCGTGACGGCAGGAGGGTCCTGTCCTTCCTCCGTCCCTATAAAAAATGGGTGATCGCGGATTCCGTGGTCATCGCCATCTCTCAGGTGTTCTCCGCCCTGATTCCGACATTGGCCTTGAGCTGGCTCGTGGATACGATCCTGCCGGGGGAGAACTCCAAATGGCTATGGGGTCTGATGTGGCTGTTGATCCTTTCGGCAGTCCTCGACCTCGTCATGATGGTCATCGATGAATACTTCTGCCATCAGACCGCGAAGACCGTGACGAACTGGCAGAAGCTGCGGCTGTTCAGGCATCTACAGGTCCTGCCGTATTCGTTCTATCATCATAATTCCACCGGAGAAATGCTTGCGAGGGTGTCGGATGATCCGGACACCCTGCATAACTTCCTCGCGTGGGAAGGCTCTACGTTCATGGCAAGTGCACAAGGTGTATTCATCTACAGCATTGTCCTGTTCTTTATCCATCCGTACCTCATGATTGCGAGCGTTGTATTCGGCGTCCTCTTCTACTGGACGTCCAATCTGGTCGGGGCAAGGACCCGTGCGGCATCAGCCGATGCACGGAAAGAAGCGTCGCGCTACCTTGAACGGCTGCGCGAGTCGGTGACGGGGATCCACCTTTCACGGGTCTCGGGCGTATCCGACAGTGAAGTGGAGAGCGTCGTCGCCATCAGGGATACATTCGTCAAGCACTCCATCAAAGAGCTGAAGGCCCGCATGCAGTCCGTCGTTGTCGTATCAAGCTACAATGGATTCGCTCTGGCCCTGGTTTACCTGATTTCCACATTGTTGATCTGGGATAAGGGATTGACGAGCGGTCAGATGCTGACAGCGGGCGGCCTTGTCACCATCGCGGCGAATGAAATGCAGCGCCTCCTGCGGAACTGGTTGTCAGTGAGACGGACGGGTCCGGCCCTTGACCGTTCGGAGATCCTCCTTGCTGAAGAAGCATCCCATGCAGAATCCAGCAAAGGGATCCGTGGTAAGCGTGCTATGGGGGATATCCAGCTAGAAGATGTGACATTCACCTATCCTGGTAAGGAAGAAGATGTGCTCAAAGGCGTCTCCTTCACGATCAGACCGGGCGAGACCTGTGCCCTTGTCGGTCCGAGTGGTTCGGGGAAATCCACCATCGTCGATCTTCTCTTCAAGTTTTATGATGCAGGGAAAGGAAGCATCAGGGTGGACGGACGAGACGTGACGGAATGGGACACGGACTGGCTCAGGTCCCAGATGGCCATCGTCACCCAGGACGTGATGATGCGGAGTGGGTCCCTTGCTGAAAACTTGCGGATCGGTAAGCGGGATGCCACAGATGAAGAGCTCATGCAAGCCCTTGAAGCAAGCGGTCTCGGGGATCTGATCACCACGCTTCCCGACGGCCTCGACACCCTCGTCGGGGAAAGGGGAAGTCTCCTGTCGGGCGGTCAGAAGCAGCGCCTATCCCTTGCCCGCGCCATCTTAAAGGATGCGCCGATCATGGTCCTTGATGAAGCGAGCTCGGCTCTTGATCCAATCACGGAAACGAAGATCAATGAAGCTGTGCTCCGCGCAGGGAAAAACCAGACGATCATCATCGTCTCCCACCGGCTTTCCACCGTGCTTGCTGCCGATAAGATCGTCGTCCTCGAGAACGGGCGGATCGTGGAAGAAGGGACGCACGGCGACCTTCTTCTCCATCGGGATGGCGTGTACGCCAGACTGTTCGGCCGCGAAGCGGAAATCGGCGGTGCGACCGTCGGAGGTATGTAA
- a CDS encoding sensor histidine kinase: protein MREFRERFHKRNYYTVAVVAIILMIIGVIVDNPAGSGVAVHGIMVVIISVCLLLYPTHERRWLRSITVLTVSLYFYALFYMYPGTWSAFVLLCFVPALSILFFDKKLFYSSLSLNIFFVACMAMYIGWVDKGRTYSFFYSDIPGNLVNFVASQIILYFIFYLTNGRIKKQRMYYEEVQQAERMKTTGQLAAAVAHEIRNPLTVVKGFLQYYSQDENLPKDYKQNFSLMLNELDTAEHVISQFLSISKPEQTDEVDRVDMEQILRDVTELLSMYGILHDNSIELEVDEQCLIAANPMEVKQLFVNLLKNAIEASDSGESVSVKAARIGRDVFITMTDRGRGMTKEQVDHLGTPFYSLKSKGTGLGLMICYNIVERYDGHIHFESEPGEGTTVTVRFPLVQQ, encoded by the coding sequence ATGAGAGAATTTCGCGAACGATTTCATAAAAGGAATTACTATACCGTGGCGGTTGTCGCCATCATCCTCATGATCATCGGGGTGATCGTCGATAATCCTGCAGGGTCCGGTGTGGCAGTGCACGGGATCATGGTGGTGATCATCTCTGTCTGCCTTCTCCTGTATCCGACGCATGAACGGAGATGGCTCCGGTCCATCACGGTGCTGACGGTATCACTTTATTTTTATGCGCTGTTTTATATGTACCCGGGTACGTGGTCGGCGTTTGTCCTTCTTTGTTTCGTCCCGGCACTCTCCATCCTGTTCTTCGATAAGAAGCTTTTCTACTCTTCGCTTTCGTTGAACATATTCTTTGTGGCATGCATGGCGATGTACATCGGCTGGGTGGATAAAGGAAGGACCTATTCCTTCTTCTACTCGGATATTCCCGGCAATCTGGTCAATTTCGTAGCCAGTCAGATCATCCTTTATTTCATCTTCTACCTGACGAATGGCCGCATCAAGAAACAGCGGATGTATTATGAAGAGGTGCAGCAGGCAGAGCGGATGAAAACGACGGGGCAGCTCGCAGCAGCCGTCGCCCATGAGATCCGGAACCCACTGACCGTGGTGAAGGGGTTTCTGCAGTATTACTCACAGGATGAGAATCTGCCGAAGGACTATAAGCAAAACTTCAGCCTCATGTTGAATGAACTGGACACGGCGGAGCATGTGATTTCGCAGTTCCTGTCCATCTCGAAACCGGAGCAGACGGACGAAGTGGATCGTGTCGACATGGAACAGATCCTGAGGGATGTGACAGAGCTTCTATCCATGTACGGGATCCTTCATGACAACAGCATCGAGCTTGAGGTGGATGAACAGTGCCTGATCGCGGCCAACCCGATGGAAGTGAAGCAGCTTTTCGTCAACCTGTTGAAAAATGCCATCGAAGCGTCTGATTCCGGGGAATCGGTGTCGGTGAAGGCGGCAAGGATCGGTCGGGATGTGTTCATCACGATGACCGACCGCGGCAGGGGGATGACGAAGGAGCAGGTGGATCATCTCGGGACGCCGTTTTATTCATTGAAGAGCAAGGGGACCGGGCTCGGTCTCATGATCTGCTACAACATCGTCGAGCGCTACGACGGTCATATTCATTTTGAAAGCGAACCAGGAGAAGGGACGACGGTCACCGTGCGTTTCCCGCTCGTGCAGCAATAG
- a CDS encoding cupin domain-containing protein, with amino-acid sequence MPFNQSYCYVEPGVETGVMRETVQYDEIADLAAGISHKASSVDLYSRLVNETHDRDAQDTLLELMENEQRMCWQLTNWYMSMTGTAPVYHVESIPFSSYDEGLQIAYDRELNRYEEFSRVGGSGQHSQVYGVLLNANQGGWEHAKRLCAIGAGRSQRVVLKDYGPSPFSVNIEEATLENNTFRTALWTGNHLQVTLMSIKPGEDIGLEIHPDTDQFLRLEGGQGIVQMGDRPENLYYQQPVKDASAIMVPAGTWHNVINTGNTPIKLYSIYAPPHHARGTVHKTKADAEAAENQPRLPYSNGVWW; translated from the coding sequence ATGCCTTTTAATCAGTCATACTGCTATGTGGAGCCGGGCGTCGAGACCGGAGTGATGAGGGAAACCGTGCAGTACGATGAAATAGCGGATTTAGCAGCGGGAATCAGCCATAAGGCTTCTTCCGTGGATCTGTACAGTCGATTGGTGAATGAAACCCATGACCGGGATGCCCAGGATACCCTACTTGAACTGATGGAGAATGAACAGCGGATGTGCTGGCAGCTGACGAACTGGTATATGTCCATGACGGGGACGGCACCGGTGTACCATGTCGAATCCATTCCTTTCAGTTCGTACGATGAAGGCCTTCAGATCGCTTATGATCGGGAACTGAACAGATACGAAGAATTTTCGAGAGTGGGAGGTTCAGGTCAACATTCCCAAGTATATGGAGTGTTGCTGAATGCCAATCAGGGCGGATGGGAGCACGCGAAGCGCCTTTGCGCCATCGGGGCAGGCCGGAGTCAGCGTGTCGTCCTCAAAGATTATGGTCCGAGTCCATTCTCCGTCAATATCGAGGAAGCGACACTCGAGAACAATACGTTCCGCACGGCCCTGTGGACGGGGAATCATCTGCAGGTCACCCTCATGAGCATCAAGCCGGGAGAGGATATCGGCCTTGAGATCCATCCGGACACCGATCAATTCCTGCGTCTTGAAGGAGGGCAGGGGATCGTACAGATGGGGGACCGTCCGGAGAATCTCTATTACCAGCAGCCCGTCAAGGATGCATCTGCGATCATGGTGCCTGCAGGAACGTGGCATAACGTGATCAACACGGGGAACACCCCGATCAAGCTCTACTCCATCTATGCCCCTCCGCACCATGCAAGGGGAACGGTGCACAAAACCAAAGCCGATGCCGAGGCGGCGGAAAACCAGCCGAGACTTCCATATTCCAACGGGGTCTGGTGGTAA
- a CDS encoding Bcr/CflA family efflux MFS transporter, translating into MNQQPQGKERIALAFLLSMLGILGPLNIDMYLPSFPGIAKDLGASASMVQLSLTACLIGLAIGQVIVGPISDAQGRRKPLLISIFLFALASLFCALAPNITVLIGARFLQGFTASAGIVLSRAVVRDVFTGRELTKFFALLMVINATAPMIAPITGGAILLLPFASWHTIFYALCLIGFVIVLMIFLKLKETLPPERRIPSTLGSSVRTMGSLMVDRSFIGYVLTIGLIHGGSFAYVSGTPFVYQGIYGVSEQTFSILFGINGLAIISGSFIIGRFSEYVGERNLLKTAVIVSVSATAILLVATFIQGPLATIVIPIFLYMISIGMILTSTFTLAMEKQGHRAGSASALLGMLPLVVGAIVSPLVGINEASPVPMGAILFTTALLGAIAFFTFTKEVQEA; encoded by the coding sequence ATGAATCAACAACCACAAGGAAAAGAGCGGATCGCCCTTGCGTTCCTTCTCAGTATGCTCGGTATACTGGGACCTCTTAATATCGATATGTATCTACCCAGCTTTCCAGGGATCGCCAAAGACCTCGGAGCAAGTGCCTCGATGGTCCAGCTCAGTCTGACGGCCTGCCTCATCGGTCTAGCCATCGGACAGGTCATTGTCGGCCCCATCAGTGATGCACAGGGGAGGAGGAAACCGCTTCTCATCTCCATCTTCCTCTTTGCTCTCGCTTCCCTGTTCTGTGCCCTTGCACCGAACATCACCGTGCTCATCGGGGCGAGATTCCTTCAGGGCTTCACGGCTTCTGCCGGAATCGTGCTATCACGTGCCGTCGTGCGGGATGTCTTCACGGGGCGTGAGCTGACCAAATTCTTCGCGCTCCTCATGGTCATCAATGCAACGGCACCGATGATCGCGCCCATCACGGGTGGTGCAATCCTCTTGTTGCCATTCGCCAGCTGGCATACGATCTTCTATGCCCTTTGTCTGATCGGATTCGTCATCGTCCTCATGATCTTCCTGAAGCTGAAGGAAACCCTTCCGCCCGAGAGGCGGATCCCGAGTACGCTCGGGTCATCCGTCCGCACGATGGGAAGCCTCATGGTGGACCGCTCCTTCATCGGATACGTCCTGACGATCGGACTCATCCACGGAGGAAGCTTCGCCTATGTATCCGGAACCCCATTTGTCTATCAGGGGATCTATGGAGTGTCGGAGCAGACGTTCAGCATCCTGTTCGGAATCAATGGACTGGCCATCATCTCAGGGAGCTTCATCATCGGGCGCTTCAGTGAGTATGTCGGGGAACGGAATCTATTGAAGACGGCCGTCATCGTCTCTGTAAGCGCAACTGCCATCCTGCTGGTCGCGACCTTCATCCAAGGACCGCTGGCCACCATCGTCATCCCGATCTTCCTGTATATGATCTCGATCGGGATGATCTTGACGAGTACCTTCACCCTGGCCATGGAAAAACAGGGCCACAGGGCAGGCAGTGCAAGTGCCCTCCTCGGGATGCTGCCCCTCGTTGTCGGTGCCATCGTTTCTCCCCTTGTCGGGATCAACGAAGCTTCACCGGTTCCCATGGGAGCCATCCTATTCACCACCGCCCTCCTGGGGGCCATCGCATTCTTCACGTTCACCAAAGAAGTACAAGAAGCATAA
- a CDS encoding GNAT family N-acetyltransferase: MIATMDINDPLQAQTVLSMQLRSYKVEAGLIGTDDIPPLKETTEDLQQCGETFLGWFEEGVLCGAIAYKKEKNEVDIHRLIVDPAHFRKGIAGRLLQELERSHPHSLYKVATAEKNLPAIRFYEKSGYEKVRTLTINDILTLVFLEKERRR; the protein is encoded by the coding sequence ATGATTGCAACGATGGATATAAACGATCCGCTCCAGGCACAAACCGTCTTATCCATGCAGCTCCGTTCTTACAAGGTAGAGGCAGGGCTGATTGGAACGGACGATATCCCGCCATTGAAGGAAACCACCGAAGACTTGCAACAATGCGGAGAAACATTTCTTGGCTGGTTTGAAGAAGGTGTTCTATGCGGAGCGATTGCCTATAAAAAAGAAAAAAACGAGGTGGACATCCACCGTCTCATCGTAGATCCAGCGCACTTCCGCAAAGGCATTGCCGGGAGGCTTCTGCAGGAATTGGAACGGTCTCATCCCCATTCTCTCTACAAAGTGGCGACAGCAGAGAAGAATCTGCCCGCCATCAGGTTTTATGAAAAATCAGGGTATGAGAAGGTCCGAACCCTCACAATCAATGATATTCTGACTCTGGTATTCTTGGAAAAGGAGAGAAGGCGATAG